One Glycine max cultivar Williams 82 chromosome 8, Glycine_max_v4.0, whole genome shotgun sequence genomic window, GTGTTTCTGCAAATTTTCAttctatccttataattataattgtgaattatatatgtttgacgaaccaattgatgttccgatgagaaattgttgtgaaattgatgtgttcttgtgttgagtgttaacacttaaaaaaattgagttcttTTTACTCACGTGAATTATACTCTAAATAATATTCcttaatgacttattttatacaaattattatcttgttctaattttcCTATGATGATGATCGACATGTTATGTGTATATGAGTTATGAGgcatgataaattattataatgagatgtgaaattgtgagcATGAGTTTTAATTGTGTATAAGTgtatggttaacacttgatgtgacattacttgtgttgtgagccatgaattatacaataacccgactagTGTTTATCTTGAGATAAGTGTTGATACGcagtgttaaagggaaagtgtatgtttcctatttaggaaccagtgttaaattgtagcgtaatgtgttaaacatgtttgaaacatgagtatgaggtcgtgggtattgtataattcatgagcagtgtctataaatagaatatgtgatgaattatggaataacATGCTGCTtagagattataatattgttattgagattgagtataagtgcaaagttgaacatgtgttaatttgtgagatacctgtaaacatgtgatggtggattgtgacattataagatgtgaaattgtgaacatgagttttagttgtgataagtgtgtggttaacacttgatgtgacattacttgtattatgagctgtgaattatacaataacccgaccagtgtttatcttgagaaaagtgttgatgtgcagtgttaaaggaaaagtgtaggtttcctatttaagaaccagtgttaaattgtagcgcaatgtgttgaacttgtttaaaacacgagtgtgaggtcatgagtattgtataattcatgagcaatgtctgcatgcaaaaattgttttaggggttggacctgaatcaggagggagagacccttACGGACTCTTCGGAATGTAGGCCTTGAGGGTAAATACAcccgatttgagtgctcctttaaacaTGTGTCAATCCCACATGGTTGAaacattctcacaaaacagCATGACCCTGACtgatctccctatgattttacttagtgagagtgacctgacatacctattttatggtgtgtcttgttatgtactcctaagcgccccagggtatttttttactaacatggtaccacattgcatataggcttgagtcttagcataactgttgcataacgcttgctaattatttattataaaattgatgtgttattatgtcttgatcgggaTGTGTGAttaatgattgaaaagtgaattttaactgacaaagtgatgaaattacgtgagttatgtttaagtaagttgtatctcatttatatgatatgtatatctaattgtcttgtttctctattagttagaaatgtgataactcactccccgtgtgctatttgtgtttggatcctgtgatgatctcgaaccttgtatTCATGGGAGCGGAtgattaggtggatgactatgaagaacctcatgctagaggacacgggaacacaatgctctaataggatgtgacattggggtataggtttctatattaattgtatgaagtcttagacaaccttgttttgagccgagatgatttattatttattaggacaagttttattttgatgttagaaaagtgaatgtaagcattttacccttttgaaaggcttgtatttaaatgtgttttaaaaaattaaataattctgaATTCttgttccttttattattagtacatatatgtatgggatagagggtgtcacatccTTCACTCCTATAGCATCTTCAATCCATCCATTTTGTGAGTTAATAGCAAGGATCTGATTTTTCCTCATTCGAATCCTAACGCTTTGATGAAAAAATGTTGAATTCATATCCCCCTCCTTACCCTATCTTAGGCGAGACTTATGAAGGATCATACTGCTCATTTCTTGAGATAGGCAAGTGAACCTACTCTATTTATAGAAAGAAACAATACGTATTTGAGTTATCGCATCCACAAAATCTATGTGTGAAATAAAGGAAATCAACAATTGTATTTTAGAAGCATTCGCTGCAATGAGTTGTCAATTCATTGTGGCGAATgtcttaagttttaatttttcaaagaaaggtTTTCAGTGTAGCGAATTAAGAATTTTCTATgccaaaagaaaattgtttgtGGTTGTtcgaaataaattttgaaagcaAACTagattcaaaagaagaaaaatgttgcTTAGATGAAATCCATAGAATTCTACATATGAAATTCATTCCTAATCAATCTTTGAGTTCAATGCAAccaagattcaaactaaaatgaTTAATCCTAATTCTTAGTGATTAATCCTTTAGTTTTTAGCCAAATACCTAATTCCTTGGGTGATTTAACATTAAACTCAGAGCTTGAACAATGAGTCACTACAATGCAAAAATGTGATTTCATtcctaaaattaaatcattGCATAATCTCAATTCAAATCTAGGATAAGAACTTGTTTCCACACAATCAAAATCCCTTAAGCTAGGTTAATCACTACTAGCATGCATCGAAGCATAGAATTGAAATAGGATCACATAACTAAGAAATTGATCAGAAAACAAAGAACTACATACTTGAATTCTACTTCTCTCACTCAACAACTTTAAATTTAGCTCATATAGATCACAAATGATCCAAATAGAACCTTAAAAGGAGAATcacaaagaaagaagagagagagagagagagagagagtttttgagaatttatttctaaaatcaAAAAATGAACTAAAAGTTCTTTTACAAGGATGTAGGATCTCTTTTATAGAGAGCTGaaattgcattatttttttccacAAAGGATTTTCGTTGTAGCGAGAACACATTTTGTTATAGTGAATTTACAATATAATGAAGGACTTCTACACTTGATCTTTATGGTTGTGGTTCTGCTCGTTGGGGTGAGAGAATGACTCAATGAGTCAAGCAACTACTCCTGTGGACATCTCATCTAATGATTTTATTGATCAAGTCTTTGGAAAAGAGCATCCGAGTCAAGACTGATGTGTGGGAGATAGAGTTTGTCTGTCCCAAGTATTTGGTTCGTCTAACCCACGATTCTGTAGCACTTCTACTTCCATGAATGTATGAGTACAAAGTAGTGTTCAAGAACTTAAAAATGAAGTTCATGAGTTTAGAAGTGAGTTAAAGGCAAAGGATGCAAATATCAAGACAATGGCAACACTTCTTGCTAAAGTCCTCACTAATTCTAATACCTCCTAAACTTCTTGATGTTATTGTAAGTTTCTCTTATCATATCACAtggttttttataatattttaatgtatttgtggaaataataaattattcttttgtttttattcatcatcagcaacagcaacaacaacaacaaagttcTTATGGATGGTCCAGAGCAACAACCTTAAGAAGACTTTTATGTCCTTATTGTACTTAGTATTTGAACTATTAGTGCTACTTTTTGAAATTCTAATTAGACTATGGTTTAGACTTGGTGATATTATTATGACGCATTTGGTTTTTTTTAGACTTAGtgatattattttgtttgatagtCTGCCAATTTGTGCTTACATTTATACATGTGTTTTATGCTACATTTGAGATACTAGTTTAGAGTAAAGACAAAAATTCCAGATGTTCAAGCCTTGCATAGGTACATAACTTCTATTTATGGTTGCATATTGTAGGCAAATGCAAATTTCTGCTTGTGTGCAGCTTGATATATTTGCATGCTTACTGGTATCTTTTAGCTTGTGTGCAATTTGATATATTTgtagtgatgatgatgatgagcatCTTTTGCACATTTAACAAAGAATAAGTAGGTCCTGTGACCCCTTATGATTattgcattatttttatttttggactttatttttctctcttcatgCACAATAAATTCATTTGGTATAAATGATAATAGGAAGTACCTCAACATTGGCAATTGGTTACTCTGTTTTTACTTAAATAGAGAACTATATTAGTTCCTAACAATAAAATTGAGTGGTTGAAGATTTTGAGGGGAAGAGTAAAATAAACCCAAAACAGGTCaataatattgatatatattaatAGATATCATTGCATATTATACATGAGCACTTGTAAATTGTAATGGCAAAAGAATGACACTTGAAAATGATGACACCCAACTTatttcaatatcaatttttGGTAGTTTGTTTCTTTCCCTTGAATTGATCAAGGTAAGTGAGTTGTTGAGTGCGCctttatgattttattacataatcattcatttattttttttatgcttccCAATCGATCTTTTAGCTCCTTTTTCACCTCCACCACTCTCAGCACCACTCTGAGCAATTTTGCCTTTCTAAACGAGTATGAATGTTGGCAATTGGTGGATTTGGAGTGCTTAAGACACTTCTTGTTACCAATTCATCATATGCTTtgtattaattagttaattaattaaaagatgcATGGATAGGTTCTAATTTATatatctttaaattaattattcccGTTCCTCATTGTTTATTCCAGAAAGTAAAAAACATTGGTTGCATCGTACTACACACTTAATCTATAATAATTAAGTTGCACGGCCTAATAAACGTAATATTGAGTTTTTTGGACTCCCTTCCTATGTGGAGTAAATGCCCAAATGAGAATATTCATTTTGTCTCACTTAGTTAAATGGAGAGAGGTCATATTAGGATGAGAGAGAGACccatttgagagaaaaaaaatagttacaaaacattgagagagaaaggagagaaaaaatcaTTGTAATTTTTGTACACCCACTAGAAAACTTTTTTCAGATTGCAACTGTAgattcgttcaccgttggatcgtgcTGATTTTTAGACAGAAGGTTCTACACACATGATAGTTCAAATTGTTTGGTTGGATAGTCAAGAAGATATTTAGAGAATGAGATAAGTGTTTTGCATTCTCTACTTTACTTTTTGGTGTTTGATCTTCTTGTCTCTATTGTAAGCCTTAGGGGTTTGTTTTGGTTTGGCTATTTGTAGTACATTTCAGTGCACTTATTGGAGACTCTCTTATATCTTTATTGATTATAATGAAGTAATTTCTATGGTCTGAACGACCCATAGTTTTTACCCTTGCATTGAGGGGTTTTCCACGTTAAACAAATTGTGTCTCTTGTATGTTTTTCTTGATTTCTATTTTGcgttctatttttatttgtgtttttttatagatttttgcAAGTTTTGGAGAATTTAATTATTGCATATTGCTCTGTTATTGAGTTTGTAATTGTATTGGTCTGTTTTTCCCATCACGTGAAACAATATTATATGCAAGTTACCAATGAAGTATAATTCATTTGATTGGGTAAAATATCTAAGTGTAAATTTTATGATGATGTGTttacggataaaaaaatattatatgcaatctaattaattaaaggcAACTTTTGACATAGTTTAAATTCTTGTCCGGCTCTAGAACTAATTGAATCAcattacttctatttttttgtgatGGTACATGATGAAGCACATTAATGTGTGGGAGTGTGGCCCATTTTTACATCCTACTTATAGCTCTAATGTCcacatgatttttaaattttgagaggaATGTTCGCATAAAATGTAGAATTGTATAATATGCTGTgcctaattatataaaaaaaatgttacattaaAAGAAATGCAGAATAGTATAATATTTCGTGCCTAATttacattgaaaaaaatatagaataatgtaaaatataaataagattgGTCATCACATGATAGATTAGCGGTGGTTTAAAACGTCTCCgagtaatttataataaaaaaaaaatgtttcatacTAGTCGTTAATCCGACGGTTGTGATTAACTGACGTTAAAAAGCTCAGCATTTGCATTTTCAACAGCGGTTTTGCAATTGTGGGAATTCAGGATTAGCGACCGTTTAAACCACCAGTAAGTCACATGTTCAACCGCCGCTAAATcccggtttttttttttttttttattgaatctccctttttaatcttattttctttgtttgcaAACTGGCTCAAATCCTATCAAAaccttatctttttaatttaaagagaTCGAGTCCGATTACACCCAGTCAAATTAAGACTTGTTGAAATTTCAAGAACGTGTAATTTACCAGAAAATTAAGAGATCATGAATGATCCAAAGGTCAGGTACGTCACCGCGTTAATCATCCTCATGTACGGCAAATTTATCAGCTGAGTTACGTAAACTTGAGTCAGGTCAACGGTTTTCGATGGTCGAAGTTATTCCTTTCAGTTTTCCAGTTTTTCTCTGTTGACTGGTTCTCATTTAATCATCACGGCAATGTTttatttcacttatttttcttgaaaataatgGGACCAACTATCATGGAAGAAGACTTGTATTTCCAACTATCGCAGAAGAAGACTTGGAATTTCCAGGAACACAAGGTTCTGACAATagcaatattaataaattagataTACTGAAGAGCTATCTATATAATCATCATATATACACTCTTTTTTCTCCATAATTAAGTTTCCTATATTCTAAGAGTGAGTGCGTGGCAATAAATCATTAGCGGGCTGCATTGATGCTTGCTTATTGGGTACaatacttgaatgagttgaatcTAAAATGTGTTCTTATGATCATATTGATGATGATATTACCCATCCTAGGGTTGCTTTTCTCGCTAGAAAACAAGTTATCCCTTAATTCCAAATGGAACGAAGATGTGCAGATCAGTGATGAAATAAATAGCCTATTCTATGAACAAGAGGAGAACATCACTAGTACTGCACACTGTGCTTGTGCTTGCTGCTTCTGTGGCCGATTAAGCATCATAGTCACAAGATGCTCACTCTGCAAAGCTGCTATATATTGGTAATACGGCTTCTAATTTTCATTCACCCttgttgctctttttttttaaatgctcttttgttttttctttggatatatatatagaaagagttactctttattttaatgattgattttcttaaaatctaattgtatgattaattatttattataattattagatttcaagaaaataaataatgaatataaaaaataattcaaaaaaatattattttgagtaAGTAAATCTCTTATCATAACAgtgaaaatacaattttaactAAGAGTTTTCTTGCAGAGGACTGCACACCCAAATACAAGAAAAGAtgggagtaatttttttatatatacacagTTCAAGAGTACTCCTAAAAATTAAAGGAGAAAACAAAATCATCtcgttttaatatatataaaaataaaaaaattccttttgtcttttttttattttttcttttctttcccctTTTTCTCATCACATTTTTACatgtttgatatttttgtttgtgaGCAGACCTAAAGTTAGTTTTTCTGTCACATATCcagttttaaattttcaatgttttttttattgatttcacTATTGATTTTATAATCAGCTCAAATGCATGCCGTGTTAAGCATTGGACGATTTCCCATAAATATGAATGCGTTGAGATAGAAGGGTCAGAAAATCAGCATGAATCACCTTCTAATGGAACCCATTTCCTTCTCACGGAGCCTGAAAATGTAAGCTGACATGAGTTTCCACTTTATGCTTCTTGTTAGGCTCCAAGAAAAGCTTTATGATATACCTGTATATATCCTTGGTCCATATGGTGATTATCGTAAGACAATTTCATAAGGGATTGAATTCAAATGCTGTGCTGGTaacatccaaaaaaaaaactctatgatATACTAGTTGATATTATAAACAATTTCATATGTTGGGTTCTAAAGAAAAGATTACAACTAAGTTATTAATTGTATGTTAAGCAACCTACCAAACAAATATTGAGAGGAAATGTTTGGtttgattataaaattatagataaaatgtcatacttttattttttggtctaTTTGcgtttatttgaaaattttatattaattaattatgcaggATAAATACTCATTCTGTGAAGTTGAGCCGAGAAAATATGAGGGACATGTTTACTATATTGAAGGAGGAGAAAACATTGTTGAGATCAGTGATGAAACAGCTCTAAAGGATGGCTGTGCAGTGTGTGGCAATCCAAGCTCTAAAGTGTGCTCAAGGTGCAAAGCCATAAAATATTGGTAAGTCGCGTAATCTAACTTTGTCCAAACTCAACCCAACAAACTTGTGAGAAGTCAATGCttcctttctttgttttcatgatttttttaagttaattgaTTTATTCCTCTACGGcttaatatgatatatatctTGTTTTTTCTAAGTATATACAGTGTTGATGCCaccatttaatgttttttaacaaatttttcttctataatGGGAAAGGAATttaacaaatgtttttttaacacaaaGTCTTCTGCCTTTTAACACATATATAGTATATCTCAATTTGTGTGTATTTACGTACgattttcaacaaaaattattatttttgaccAGAGTTACTTTGTGTTAATATtataatcaagaaaaataaaatatcgaCATATTTTCGTAcaagttagttagttacaaagtgtgaatatatatatatatatatatatatatatatatatatatatatatatatatattaattattgtacatactattagaaatcattttcataaattaatgtaattaaggattaaaatataattattttataaatatcaaaactAAAAAGTAGTAAACATAAAGGAGCATTTTAAAATCTAACCTGTATCATCAAACTCTCACAAATATGAAACCTAAGAAAAATCCTTCACCATTGCTTACATCACAtagttaattagtataaaaaaaattatacaattatccAATCACAATCTTTAtgtataacaaatttattaatttttaaataattattttaaaataatttaaatgataatatatgattacataaacattaaacttttttttcttagtatAATTCTAGAGCTAAAATCTCTTTTATTAATGAGTTTAACAGTTTTGTATTGACGGTGTAAAATAACAATTACtattaataagatttttaaagtaattatcataaaagttaataatattatcatatataaaaaattataattgaataacagtgtaaaaaaattttatatttataagtgaGTATATAATCATCTTTCTCGTAATTGATCATCTAGATTAGTTGTGTTTCGATATTTAACTTCCATTAAAATTCTCAAAACAACGCCAAAATGAATACAATTCTGTGTTTATCATCATAATTAAGTTGCttcttttaaaactaatagATGCTCCATATTACTTGACTTATAGATAATTTACTTCTATGAATGAACGTCAAAGTGAAGATATTCTtatggaaaaatatatataatttgtcatAAGACTTGGATAAATTTCACTAAAAATTGTATATGATAATTGACCAAGTATGTGAACAGATGTCGTGAGCACAAGTGATGTCCAAGAACAATCACTTTCTTCAAAACATTTTGCGTCCCTTGCTAGTATATTATATTCACCGTGAgtcaattgttttttaattaatctttatgTGTTATCAGTCTACAAATTTTgtatatgaataatataaaaaaaattgtattttcaatcaaaaaaatcattttagatataacttttaaaatattttaaggctGGCCGGCTAGGAGTAACATTCAATGAAGTTCtcttcaaaaaaacaaaacatgcaaTGACGCGTCAAGGCTTGAGAGACTTAAAGGGGCTTGAAGcttaattatcataattttttaaaaagttatatgtaaaatgattatgttaatttttaatgggTGTGTACACTGTATTTTCTATAGTTCAAGGCTCTTGAGAGGGGCGGACTTATGTAAGTTGACTTTCTGAATGGTGTATAAATGAAgagcaactaaaaaaaattaaaaaaaataattattgaacaTACACACCACCTattcaattttgaaaacaattattatttttttaatgcctACCTTCTTTATCCTATACGCCATCTCATCCATTCGAGTCCTCATGTAATTAGCTCTACCATTTTAGAGTTTACTTTAGTTTCTGGTGTAATTTAATATGTCCTAACTTTAGTCAATCAAGGACCAAAGTGAATTACCGATGATCAAGCACTTTGTAttgtcttgtaaaaaaaaaaacactttgttttgttgAATATTAACGATCATCGTAATCGTATAAGAGATAATATAGGATTGAcccaacaataaaataataaaacataaacttcaattaaaaattattttgttatttgtttttttaaaataaaaaggttttaTTTGTTGACAAAAGATTTGTCTAcgttgataagaaaaaaaacctattatgtaaatatttcatttaaaatcaaatatttttctcttaaaatttactttagaTGTCACTTATCAGTGTGGATCGATATAGTAATGTactaaatatgaaaagaaaaacaaaggagTTACACATATgaggaaaaattaatttaaaaatattttttattttctgtttctattttttattataaacataTCACGTgacttttaattagttttttaaactgttgtatgaaaaataaataaataataataattttattgtttttatatatataatttttttgtaatttttaattttaaacataaatactatgctttttatatattagattttttttatcagttagaATATGCTGTCATTGAGTAACTTTATAATAGAAAATTATAGTATCTCTAAGCTATTAAAAGTCTTCGGTATCAAAATgacttttgtatttaaattcatatctaaaataacttttcattaattaattaatatatttttttgctgtgaaaaatataatataatattttttgcaataaaaatctacaaaattaatcaatcaataaaaatcactattagtataatttttaagatgattattataaaaatcatcaaatttattatatatcataatttgtaattaaagaacCATATAAAATTTATGCACAGTTATTATCTCGCGTATActtgttatataaattatataaaagggATTATAATATATGTACATCAAATAGgttaattattttctcctacAGTATTTcctgttttagaaaaaaaaaatattagtactaTATATCCACATATGAAATGGTCTCTTATTAGATTTTTATATGCGTTTACTTCACACGGCTTCAAGATTTGTATTCAGTTCACAAACATGTCAACATTTCGATTGGAGATCTGGGCATAAGTTTCAATGTCTTGTTCAGAAGGCAAATTCAACTGAAGCAGCAATTGTCAATCAAGGAAGACCGGCAAATGGAAATgtaatttttcatttctctataaaaattaaaaaataaaatatgttttgttctCTTAAATGTTTAAAGTTCAGTTTTAACATAATGTTATGTACGGTAAAAAGTACAGTAttccaattataaattattatatataataaattttttaacttttaaaataataatattaaattaattcaaataataatttattattaaaatatattaaaaattattttacactattGATGCAtacatgttaattttaatttttttttttcatctatttgtgtattttaaaattagaggaTGAAACAcccacaaaaaaaattagagagatcaaaattaaactttgaaaattttAGAGGATAAAAAACATTGGGTTAAATACGTTTttgatccctaataaatatttaaatgttgtttttcttccttaataaatttttatttttgtattgagtccctaataaaataataatttagtttttgatccttgatagttatttttaatccttgataaatttacaaattttgtatttggtccataataaattttttctatttattattaatcgggactaaaacaaaaatttgttagtttattaaaaaataaatacaaaatttactaatttatccataactaaaacaaaataacaagaatcaaaacaaaaatgttgatGTATTAGGGagttaatacaaaataaaaatttatttgaaaataaacataacaatatgatatttatcaaaaagccaaaaacattttACCCATATTAAAATGCGAAGGCCATATTCTTAGCAAATTAATCCATGAATCAAAATCAATGCTTCTTTAATCattagaaaaatgaatttattgaataaataattcaCATTAAGGATATTAATTAAGTTTTGGCTTTCCACTCTTTCTTCACAGGTTGTAAATCTCACGAATTCAAATGAGGTTCAAGATGATGCTCATTCATCTAGTCCTCTTCGCTTGGAATTTTACTCAGGTCTCTAACATATTATTCATCTTATAGTCTTTCAGCTCTACCATATATGTTCATGTATTTTGCTACCATTCCAATTTCTATTCATTTATTTCTGAAAACCTAAATTAGAATTTAGCTCATTGTATCATGTCTTTGCTTGGTTTATGCAAAAGGAAAAACCAGTTCCAAGGCCCTGATTCGAAGTTCTATGTCTCAGGTATGATCAACATTGGAACTTTGTTGAATGAAATGGTTACTTGTGACTTCATCTTCTATTTTAATGCAGGTTGCAACCAATAATGGCCAGAAGAAGGTTGAAGATCAATTGAGAAGCCTAGAAGAAGAATTGGCGAAGATTAAGTATTGTTGTCACTTAtgattctaaatttatttttaccttGCAATAGCTGTAGTTATGTAGAAATctcaatcaattttttctttcctttattgcttttcaatattttttttaatagaactgGAGAATGAGAGTAGGAGAGGAACTTCGTTTTGTAGTCtcatattttttcttagttGGAAGTGTTACATTTGAATTTCATATGGTTGTTGTACAGGTATCTATTTGAATTCTTAAATGCATCTTCAAACCCATTTGATTTTAGTGCATATTGGTATtagaaataacataatatatagtaGCCTAGCTGGTTTTACACATTTAACctgctttgctttcaaactcTTTCTGTAAgtgttgatttcaaaatgttttattgtgTTATCAGAGATGAGAACATGTCATTACTATCAGAGCGCGGCGAATGGGAAGTGCGAGCAAGGAATTCCATAGATAGACTTTATAGCTTCAGGAAAGAAAATGATCACCAGGTGATTTCATGACAATCCAAAATTGAAGTAAGctgtgcattgcatttgcagccatttttttaatgattttaacattttgtgttctccattttcagCTGCTTATTTTGAAGCATGAAAATGAATTAATGTCAAATGCTGAGAAGCAAGCACGTCAAATGACTAATAGTTTATCTCAGAGGCTACACTGCTTGCAGATTGCTGTGGAAAGTGGAGTTGAAGAGAGGAAGAAACAAGAAGAATATATACATATGTTGCAGGTATATTTTCCTAATTGCAGCCCCTAAAAGAAGTCATTTTTGTAAGGGAAAATGAAGTGTCATTCTTGGTTTCTTTGCTTCAAGTAATTATTCGCTGGCCATTGTAAATTTACAGAACGAATGTGCTAAGGTTAAGATAGAGCTACAAGAACAGAACAAGTGCATCAAAAGGCTTACACTAGACCTTGATAAGACCACTCAATTTCCTAGGAGAAAAACTGAAGAGACAAGACAAAAACTAATCAATGCTTTGAGTGAAATTGCAGC contains:
- the LOC100807256 gene encoding uncharacterized protein, translating into MLAYWVQYLNELNLKCVLMIILMMILPILGLLFSLENKLSLNSKWNEDVQISDEINSLFYEQEENITSTAHCACACCFCGRLSIIVTRCSLCKAAIYCSNACRVKHWTISHKYECVEIEGSENQHESPSNGTHFLLTEPENDKYSFCEVEPRKYEGHVYYIEGGENIVEISDETALKDGCAVCGNPSSKVCSRCKAIKYCSQTCQHFDWRSGHKFQCLVQKANSTEAAIVNQGRPANGNVVNLTNSNEVQDDAHSSSPLRLEFYSGKTSSKALIRSSMSQVATNNGQKKVEDQLRSLEEELAKIKDENMSLLSERGEWEVRARNSIDRLYSFRKENDHQLLILKHENELMSNAEKQARQMTNSLSQRLHCLQIAVESGVEERKKQEEYIHMLQNECAKVKIELQEQNKCIKRLTLDLDKTTQFPRRKTEETRQKLINALSEIAAVESNANCAEVSQPISLSRNPTFTKQGCSICLANEKNMAFGCGHMTCLECGPKIRECHICRRQITSRIRLFPN